The DNA region GCACCGTCCTGGTGGTGGCCGCCGCCGGTATCGCGCCGACGATGGTGACGGTCCTCGTTGCGGTGGTTCTGGCCGCGCTGCTCTGGTCGTTCGGCCAGGACGTCCACTGGTTGTGGCGGCACCGGAAACCGCCGGTCGAGCCGGCCCACGCCGAACAGCGGCAGATGGAACAACGGCACCCCGAGCTTGCCCCGTTCGACAATGCCCCGTTCGAGCGGTCGCAGGTCAACAGGTCACAGGTCGCGTTGTCACGCTGACGTCGTCGAACCGCCCGGTCAGCCGGCCGTTGTCGGCAGTACCGCGTAGACGTCACCGGCGTTGGCAGTGTGCGGCAGGTCCCGCAGATGCCCGGCCATCTCCTCGGCGGACACCCAGCGGTCGAAGCTCAACTGCTGGGTCTCGCCGAGCGCGAGATCGTAACGGTAGTCGCCGAGCGTGGCGAGTCGGCGCAGACAACGCAGCGCGCTGTCCCGCTGAATGGTGGTGAACTCGAAGGACAGCGCCGGCAGCGGCACGGTCAACCCGGCGAGGACGGCTTCCTCGAACCCCTCGACGTCGATCTTGACGAACGCGGGCCGGCCGTGGGTGGCGATCAGCTGATCCAACGTGGTCGTCGGTACGTCGAGTTCGGCGTCCCAGACCTGGTCGGCCCAACCGCCGGCACCGGCGGCGGCGCCGACGAACGCGGCCGAGGCGGTGGAGACCGTCGGGTTGGCCGAGTTGATGAACATCCGCACCGATCCGACCACCTCGCCGCAGGCGGACTCCAGCACGGTCACCGCCGGGTCGTCGGCGTAGACGACCCGTACGGCGCGGGCACACAACGGCTGCGGCTCCAGTGCCACGACCTGCGCACCCAACCGCCGGAAGCTGCCCACCCGGTCCCCGACGTGCGCCCCGACGTCGAACACCAGATCGCCGGGAGCGACGAAGCGCCGGTAGAGCCGGTCCATGGCGGCGTCGCGACCCGGGTCGCCGTAGTAGAACTCCAGCGAGCGGCGCAGCCCGGCCAGCTGTGGATCGGCGGCCAGGGCACGGGCCGCCACGTCCGGTCGTGGCAGGTCGGCGGCGCTCATCGGGCCATCGTACGGGCCAGGAACGCCAGCTGGGCCCGCTTGTCCGCCAGCTCCAGCTGCGTGTCGAAGACGAAACCGAGCCGCTTCCACCGGCGCAACGCCGGCTCGTTGCGGACGTCCGGTTCGATGACGATCCGCTGGTGCCGGGGGTCACCGAACAGGTATCCGGTGAACGCGGCGGCGACGGCGTCGGTGAACCCGGGGATCCGACGCCGGGCCGGGGCGAGGAACAGGTGGATTCCGATGTCCCCGTCGCGGACCGGGTAGTGCTCCCCGAGCGGGTCCTCGGCCGGCTCGTAGGTCTGGAAGATCCCCACCGGTTCGTCGTCGACGCTCATCAGGTAGGCGTGGTGCGAGTCCAGGCTGTCGATGAACCGGTAGATCTCGCCGACCTGTTCCCGGGAGTGCCGGGTCATCCCCCAGAACCGGGCGCGGGGCTCGGTGACCCATCGGTACACCAGGTCGAGGTGCAGGTCGGGGTCGAGCACCGTCAGGTCGAACCGGCCGATACCCGGTAACTGGCGGGAGTGGACGGTGGCCAGCATCCGCCGCCGCACACCGTCGACGCCGACGCTGTCGACCCCCGGGCCGCCGGTGGCCGGCGTCCACCGCACCCGGGCGACCGGGACCAGGTCGCCGGCCGCCCAGCGGGGCAGTTGGTCGGCGAAGTGCCGGTCGTCGGGTCGGCCCGACGCGCCGAACGGCACCACCCACCGGCTGGCGTCCGGATCGGCGAGGTCCCAGACGTAGCGGGCCACCGGCCCACGCCAGCAGAGGTCGGAGACCCCGGGAACGCTGGCGGTGGCCAGCACACAGTCGGTGTCGCCGGCGAGCGGTACGGGTGGGCCGAGAGCGCTGGCCGCCGGGTCGACCGCCGCCGGCAGCACCCGGACCGGATGCAGCCGGTGCCGCTCGCCCCAGGTGCCGGGCTCCGGGCCGGCGGCCACCTCCGTCAGCGCCGCCAGCGCGCAGCGGGCCGGGTCGCCGCCGAGGCGGGCAAGCCCGTCGATCACTCGTTCCAGGGCCAGTCCGATCCGGCCCACGGGGTCGGTCCAGGGGGCGAACAGCGGGTCGTAGCCGGTGTCGGCGCGCAGCGGCCGTAGACCCGGCTCGTCGGACAGGTGCCGGGTCAGCGCCGTCCGCCAGGCCGCGAACGCGCCGGCCCCGGTGCTGTCGGCGGCCATCCGCCCGTCCCAGTCGAGCAGCCGTGCGCGCAGGCCGCGTACCGGCTCGGGTTGTCCGGTGAGGTCGAGACCGCGCAGCAGCCGGCGCAGCCCGGCGGCCGGGGCCACCGGGTCGGTCTGCACCGCCTCGGGCGCCGTACCGGCAGCGACCAGTTCCCTGATGCGCCGGGCCCGGTACGGCGGTGCGAAGTCCACTCCGAGGTGTGCGGTGTCCCCCCGCCGGTCGTTGGCGTTGACGGCGACCGACTCGACGTCGGCGGCGGGCAGCGTGGCGTACCCGTCGCGCCAGGCGTACCGGGGTGCCCAGCCCGGCACCGGCAGCAGCCGGCACCGGTCGTCGCGCTCCGGCACCCGGCCGGCCACCAGCCGGCGTACGCTGCCGGACCGGTCGGCGACCAGCACACTGTTGACCGGCTCCACCCAGTGCCGCAGTGCCTGTTCGACGTCGGCGGCCCGGCGGGCGCGCAGCAACGGCAGCAACGCCTCGAACCCGAGCGCCCCGTCGGCCCGGCTCGGTGTGCGCAGGCTGATCGCCTCCCCGGTACGCCGGTCGATGTCGACGACCGGCCCGCGCGGGGTCTCGATCACCT from Solwaraspora sp. WMMD791 includes:
- a CDS encoding FkbM family methyltransferase produces the protein MSAADLPRPDVAARALAADPQLAGLRRSLEFYYGDPGRDAAMDRLYRRFVAPGDLVFDVGAHVGDRVGSFRRLGAQVVALEPQPLCARAVRVVYADDPAVTVLESACGEVVGSVRMFINSANPTVSTASAAFVGAAAGAGGWADQVWDAELDVPTTTLDQLIATHGRPAFVKIDVEGFEEAVLAGLTVPLPALSFEFTTIQRDSALRCLRRLATLGDYRYDLALGETQQLSFDRWVSAEEMAGHLRDLPHTANAGDVYAVLPTTAG
- a CDS encoding GNAT family N-acetyltransferase, encoding MLATVHSRQLPGIGRFDLTVLDPDLHLDLVYRWVTEPRARFWGMTRHSREQVGEIYRFIDSLDSHHAYLMSVDDEPVGIFQTYEPAEDPLGEHYPVRDGDIGIHLFLAPARRRIPGFTDAVAAAFTGYLFGDPRHQRIVIEPDVRNEPALRRWKRLGFVFDTQLELADKRAQLAFLARTMAR